One Ailuropoda melanoleuca isolate Jingjing unplaced genomic scaffold, ASM200744v2 unplaced-scaffold7563, whole genome shotgun sequence genomic window, TGCTGTGGAGAGCCACCCAGTGTTTAACATTCTACCATTTGCTTACCATTTCTCCTGTGCATCTGTCCAGGGCTGTCCAACCAAACACACAAGTATGTTTTCTGAGTCATTTCAGGTTAGTTATAAGCATCATGTCCCCTGACCCACAAACCCTGTCGTGTGTGTGTCCTAAGAACACAGGTGCTCTCCTTCACTGATATTCTTGCCTCCCTGGCTCTCTTTTAGCTCCATTGTCCAGAAGTTTCCCGTCAATGGCATGGAGGACAGTGCTGCCTCTGATCCTAACTATGGCAGGGCTTATCACAGTTGGAGCCACCTGTCTCTGCCAGAAATGTCAGAAAGACAAGAATTGGGTGTAGCTGGAAGAGGACTTTATGAAGCAGAGAAGCAGCACTCCCAAGGTAAGCAGATCCTGGCAGGACAGATATGTCCCTTCCATCCAGAGCACAGACGTGGAGCCCTGCATGAAGTCTCCTATGTGCACCCTCAAGCACGGGATGGATGGGAGAGGCCTGCCTAGGCTGTAGCTCAGGGACTGCCCACTTACCGTATGCTCAGTGAAATCCTCTCTCTGGGAGAGGTGTTCAGCTGCTCTTCACTGGGTGACTTCAGGAAAGCTGGAGTGTCTCcatcacagagacagacagctcTGAGCTTGAACCTGGGAGTGTCTATCAGTTGGGTATGATGAGAGCATCCTGAAAGTGCTCAAGTGAGAAATGCAGCCGTGTGCCTGGAACATGCCAGGGTCTCATTGTGGGTGCAGGGCCCATCATCAATATGCATTGTTGCATTCACCCAcccactcccccctgcctccTGTGTCCTTGGCCATAGCCATCAGGCTCCAGTCTGGGAGCACAGCACAGAGTCCCCATGACAGATGTGGGGAGGCAGGGCTATCAGGATATGCTCCACCAAAGCCTTCCCTAGAAGAAACTGACCCGGATTACTGTTTAATTGGGCACCGAAGAACTTGTATTTGTTCAGGCTTTCCAGGGTCACAGCTAGAACTAGCTCTTTTTTTACTTAGTTTCCCAGAACTTGAGCTTTGGCCCCATGGATCAGCACAATCCCACAGTTTCACATCTTCCGTCTCATTGCAGGCTGGACAGAGGACAAGGTCATCTATGCTGAGGGCCATGCTGGGTGCTGGAAGTCTCTGCcccctgcatgtgtgtgtatgtgtgcatgtatgtttgtgttgtgtgtgcttGTTGTGCATTTATCTtcacatgtgtgtgtttgtgtgtgcacatatgcatgcacaggcacgtgtgtgtgtgttcctttctATTCCAGAGTGCAGAAGTGCTGTGTAAAAGTTGGTGTGTGACAGTCACATGGCTCTAAACATCAAGTTTCCTGCCCTGAGAGAACTTAGCTCCTGTTTACTacctgggggagagagagagacttgcaGAGCCTAGGCAGAAAGACAGCCAGCTCTCCTGAGGCACAGCCACTGGCAGGGTAGGGGGACACTGTTACCACAGAGAGTGCAGATCCAGGGACTTTTTACCCCAGGACACCATCTAGGTGGAGgtgtggggtggagagaggagagtcTGGCCGTGGACAGGGAACCCTTAGGACTGGGAGGGCCATAACTCCAGACCATGAACCAGGCACCTGAGAGGTATCCGGGAAAGTGGGGACACCTGTCTGAGCACAGCCACTTGTCGAGGGttcagaaggagacagagagaagccaaTCATCACTCATTAACTCgttaattcatataaaatagtGACCAGACCCCTCCTGTGTCAGCAGCCAGCCATCTATTAGTGAATGAAATGGCTTCCTCCTGTCCTCAAGGGACATAGATTCTATGTGGGGATGCAAGCCATCAGTCAGTGATTTTTCATTaaccaaaactagaaaaaatcaGAGTAAATATTATAGGAATGAACTGGAATACAATAATAAAGTTGGCCAGGGAGCATTCATGTAGGATGTCCAGGGCCCTGGGGATGCTGGGATAGCATCATCTAAATGAAGGGCTAGGTGACCCTAGTGGGACCACAGCCTTGCCAGAAGGAGGGGTGGATCCACCTACATGGCAAGGAGAATGCCATCTGTGGTGTGCTGGACTTGTGAAAGAGGATCCAATGGGGTGAGAAGGTTTTGGATGCCCAGACCTGCAGAGCCTGGAAGGCCAAGGTAGGGGTCTGGATGTTACATGAAGCACGGTGCAGAATGAATGAGGGGGTTTAAGCTGGGGAGAGGCACTGATGGAGGAGAGGAAACAGCCGTGAGATGGGTCCTGGGGCCACAAGTAGCAGGGTTCTGCATCAGAAGGCAAAGTGAAGACCCAAGGTGACCCTTGGAGCAATTGTCCCTTGCTTGGCCCATGTTGGCTTCATCTAACAGAAGTCTTGGGACAAAACAAGATTGATTTAGaccaaagaagtgaaaatcaTCTTAGACATCTTAAGAGTGAGATGTTTTCAGACATCCAGCTTGGGACATCTGATAAATCACTAGATATACAAACAAGTATGGAACTCCCAGGAGAAATGTGGATGGGAAATAGGAATTAGGGGTCCATGGCATACATCTGGCCTTGAGTATTAGGAAAGTGAATGAGGAAGTTCTCCATTTACACTTAATATACTTAATATTATTCTATCCTTGGAGAACCTGGTATTTGAATGTCTCTTTGAGCAGGACTCCAGGCAGAGCTGTGGAAAGTTGTGGGAGGGCCAAGGGAAGCTTCACCCCTGAAATCCAGAGATACAATGCAGTAGGGAGCAGCTGAGAAGTAGAGTGAGGTAAGAATGGACATGACCCAGAAAAAGTGGCCTGTATGCTACATGATGAGAAGTGTCCTCTGTGGAGACAGCTGgaagaaaaacctcaaaattaTTGTCCATGCAGCTGTGGAAGATAATGGTGAGTGGAGAATCAAGCAGAATGCTCTTTAGGGGGGGTTGTTTTGGATTAATCTAAGGTCCTTGGTAGTAGAACATGTGTgtcgtctctgtctctctttctagCTCTCTCCCTGTGTCATCTGTGCCTGTCTCTTCTTGTCTCATTCTctatatctctctctgtctctccctgtctctctgcctctctctacctccctgtatctatctgtctgtgtctctctccttatctctccctgtctctgtctctccatttctttctccatctctctctccctccatctgtttatctgtctctccttttctgcccctctgtctctatctctccctgtctctctctgcctttattttgtctctatctctctccctatatctctctatttctttctgcctctccctgtctgTATCTCTCTCCCTACATCTCTATGTCTCTAtctgtctttccttttgttattctgtctttgtctctatctcagttcctatgtctgtctgtctctgtctgtctgtctctccctctctctcacacacacacctgctgagACACACAGCTCAAGAGGGCAAGCAGACCTCACAGTGTGCCAGCCATGTCCCCTCATCGCTAAAAATCCATCCCTGGCTCCCACCTGGAGCTGTCTCAGCTGCACTGGGATAGCCTGTTTGCACAGGGCCCTGGGCAGAAAACAGGGGGACCAAGGGACTCCCAGGGAGGCTGCGGTTTCACCTAACCCAGAGGCACTAAGATCCACTCCATGTAGGACCACAGGTTGGGGACACAAACCCCCAAACCTAaccctcttctcttcccacagtgagcccatccctggaccctgacaCCGCAAGCCCCGAACTCGCTCTGTCTGAGGATGGGAAGAGTGTGAGGCGGCTGTTCTTTGACCAGGAGCTGCCAGATGTCCCCAGCAGATTTGACCAGGACCCCTGTGTGCTGGCCCGGGAGCAGTTCTCTTCTGGGAGGTATTATTGGGAAGTGCAGGTGGGGNGCTGGGAGGTATTACTGGGAAGTGCAGGTGGGGCACAGGAAGGCCTGGAACGTGGGTGTCTGTCTGGAGAGCTTGGATCAGAAGGGAAGGATCCCCAAGGCCCCCCAGCATGGACTCTGGGCCCTGGAGCTGTACAAGAAGACGTTCTGGGCCCTCGCCTTCCCAAGAGTTCGCCTGCACCCTCCAGAGCCCCTGCATCAGGTGGGCATTCTCCTGGACTGTGATGCTGGCACAGTCTCCTTCTACAATGTGGACAATGGATCCCTCATCTACACATTCTCTGAACTCTCCTTCTCAGAGCCCCTGAGGCCATTCTTCTGCCTCTGGACACATGACCCCACCCCCCTGATCATCTACTCAGAATGCCATCCCCCAGAGGCTGTGAGCTCTCCTCAGAGCCAGGTACAGGAGATCNGAGCCAGGTACAGGAGATCGTGAGGACCCTCCTCCAACAAGACCCATGATCTCTCTGCTCTAGCTTGTCATAGATTTGGGGGAGACATATTCATTCTCCATGCCAGCTAGACCCATACGAGGGTGCACCTTTCTGAAATATCCTGTcttatcttcattttccttccctgtggAATACTGACAATGTATTATGGGCTGAATCATGTACCCtgaaattcacatgttgaagccccaacccccaggacctcaagatgggctgtatttggagatggggtctttagaGAAGTGGTTAAGGTAAAAGGAGTTCACTAGGATGGGCCCTGATCCCGTATGACTGGAGTCCTTATCAGATGATGGGATCATGGCACAGACACCCACAGGCGAATGACCACATGAAGACATAAGGTGGAGATGGTATGTAcacaccagagagagagaggcctcgGGAGGAACCACCCAAACCCACAGCTggatctgggacttccagcccccaggacCGGGACACAGTAAATCTGTGTTGCTTAAACCTCCCAGCCTGTGGTATGTGTTACACAGCCCAAGCTGATTAAGGCGCCATATCATTACACACAGTGAGGTGCTTTTCTGAAATGTACTTGAGGGAATTTGCAAAGCATTGGGCCCAGTGCCAGACATGAAGTATTTGCTCAGTAAATGCCAGCCTTCCTcatcccctcttccccctccttcccctcctcttcccttttccactCCTCCCTTTCTGCTACCCATTTGACCTTCTCCTTTCCCGAACTCTCCTTAGCCTCTTCCCTCTATACCCACAtcctctctcccaccaccccATTCCTGTCtaacttctcccctccccctttccctcattccacctgcccctctctcccttcccttcttcccatcctcttcccttgcccttttcccctctacccctccttcccttcctactCTACTTACCCTCTTCTcctcttgtcttctctttcttaccTAC contains:
- the LOC100484478 gene encoding butyrophilin subfamily 1 member A1 — protein: MERLQGTGPTFYDPPLSLTNNGPLRSGVQCDHPGQGGVGPPLLHLQPPPPEEEDGQPSLSPSIVQKFPVNGMEDSAASDPNYGRAYHSWSHLSLPEMSERQELGVAGRGLYEAEKQHSQVSPSLDPDTASPELALSEDGKSVRRLFFDQELPDVPSRFDQDPCVLAREQFSSGRYYWEVQVGHRKAWNVGVCLESLDQKGRIPKAPQHGLWALELYKKTFWALAFPRVRLHPPEPLHQVGILLDCDAGTVSFYNVDNGSLIYTFSELSFSEPLRPFFCLWTHDPTPLIIYSECHPPEAVSSPQSQVQEIXARYRRS